The Nitrospira tepida genome includes a window with the following:
- a CDS encoding cysteine rich repeat-containing protein, with protein MPDPRPGRSSWPAKLVTCCVLGFVWSLIWVNLPKTLFSAWTGTRLETGFESRPSLIMAPESRPGPERGQPPGGTPAVSRDATGSPAFPRDQPVLSLEREPELNCAEEVRKLCGEVEPGSGRFRDCLRMYGSWLPAACQRRPGDQEGRSPDGARAVLASCRADIRKVCPQAPLRGGPILHCLRTHAEELSSTCTEVLIQQRVLD; from the coding sequence ATGCCTGATCCTCGCCCCGGGCGATCGTCGTGGCCGGCCAAATTGGTCACGTGTTGCGTGCTGGGGTTCGTCTGGTCGTTGATCTGGGTCAACCTGCCGAAAACTCTCTTCAGCGCCTGGACCGGAACCAGGTTGGAGACCGGTTTCGAGTCCCGCCCATCCCTCATCATGGCGCCGGAATCGCGGCCGGGTCCTGAGAGAGGGCAGCCGCCAGGCGGCACGCCCGCCGTGTCGCGGGACGCGACCGGATCGCCGGCTTTCCCACGCGACCAGCCGGTTCTCTCACTCGAACGGGAGCCGGAGTTGAACTGCGCCGAGGAAGTCAGAAAGCTCTGTGGCGAGGTGGAACCGGGAAGCGGGCGATTCCGAGATTGTCTTCGCATGTACGGGAGTTGGCTGCCCGCCGCGTGCCAGCGCCGTCCTGGCGACCAGGAGGGGCGTTCTCCAGACGGAGCCCGCGCCGTCCTCGCGTCCTGCCGAGCCGATATCCGGAAGGTGTGTCCGCAGGCGCCCCTGCGCGGCGGACCCATCTTGCACTGTCTGCGGACTCACGCGGAGGAGCTATCCTCCACATGCACGGAGGTGCTGATCCAGCAGCGCGTGCTGGACTGA
- a CDS encoding PP2C family protein-serine/threonine phosphatase produces the protein MTPPFSISVAALTDPGLILERNEDAYAIETSLGCYLVCDGLGGHAAGDIASRLAADSICSYLRDAPDGPGSAADAPSDESVSPVTNRLGGAIRYANRVIHCEARQRLACAGMGTTVVAVVIHDQVASIAHVGDSRLYLVRDRRLDCLTRDHSAEIERTRLDSSGSGTIEGSRRTSVLTRAVGIANSVEVELSEIPLMPGDVLLLCSDGLTREVMPDAILETMIDRKTPQPIAERLLSLAKTAGGRDNITVIVLAIQAATTPTLWDRIRRHVRRHPLSMTISKENSHA, from the coding sequence ATGACTCCTCCCTTTTCAATCTCCGTCGCAGCCCTGACGGACCCCGGACTCATTCTGGAGCGAAACGAAGACGCCTATGCGATCGAGACGTCGCTTGGGTGTTACCTGGTCTGCGACGGCCTGGGTGGCCACGCGGCCGGCGACATCGCGAGCCGCCTCGCCGCGGACAGCATCTGCTCCTACCTTCGCGACGCTCCAGACGGGCCAGGGTCGGCCGCTGATGCTCCATCCGACGAGTCCGTTTCCCCGGTCACGAACCGGTTGGGCGGGGCGATCCGTTATGCCAACCGCGTGATTCATTGTGAAGCGCGGCAACGGCTGGCCTGCGCGGGCATGGGCACGACGGTCGTTGCCGTTGTGATTCACGATCAGGTTGCCTCCATCGCCCACGTGGGCGACAGCCGGTTGTACCTGGTGCGCGACCGGCGCCTCGACTGCCTGACCAGGGACCATTCGGCGGAGATCGAACGGACTCGCTTGGACTCGTCTGGCAGCGGCACGATCGAGGGCTCCCGCCGGACATCCGTTCTGACCCGCGCGGTGGGGATCGCCAACTCCGTCGAGGTGGAATTGTCCGAGATCCCGTTGATGCCGGGCGACGTGCTGCTGCTCTGCTCGGACGGTCTGACCCGTGAGGTCATGCCGGACGCCATCTTGGAAACCATGATCGATCGGAAAACCCCGCAGCCGATCGCCGAACGCCTCCTGTCGCTCGCCAAAACCGCTGGAGGACGCGACAACATCACCGTCATTGTTCTGGCCATCCAGGCGGCAACAACGCCAACCCTATGGGATCGCATCCGCCGGCATGTCCGCCGCCATCCACTATCCATGACGATCAGCAAGGAGAATTCCCATGCCTGA
- a CDS encoding adenosylcobalamin-dependent ribonucleoside-diphosphate reductase has protein sequence MPTPRPTVPQLSRNALTVLERRYLMKNTQGRLVETPAQMFHRVAANIAEAERGYRKRVPPARLARSFYDMMAKLEFLPNSPTLMNAGGRLQQLSACFVLPVEDSLESIYETLKHQALIHQSGGGTGFSFSRLRPKDDVVATTHGIASGPVSFMRIFNTSTDVIKQGGTRRGANMGILRVDHPDILEFIQAKRHPQELTNFNISVGVTDAFMQAVARGRDYPLINPRTNKVVRRVSAQMVFDALIEAAWTSGEPGIIFLDQINRTQPTPAVGEIEATNPCGEQPLLPYESCVLGSINLSKFVAGPEQTRHIEYERLAETIRLAVRFLDNVIDMTRFPLEAIAEVTTRNRKIGLGVMGFADLLILLNIPYDSEEALKLGESLMRFVREHAHQASADLARARGVFPNYAKSRLKESGERRRNATVTTIAPTGTISIIADCSAGIEPLYGVSFVRTVMDDVRLATVHPEFLRLARRHGIATDALIREVSQQESIQHLTEIPPDLRRLFVTAHDVSPEHHVKMQATFQKYSDSGVSKTINLPAGASQADVAAAFRLAYHLGCKGLTVFRTGSREKQVLSCANIQYC, from the coding sequence GTGCCCACTCCTCGACCGACAGTTCCCCAACTCTCTCGCAATGCGCTGACCGTCTTGGAGCGGCGTTATCTCATGAAGAACACGCAGGGGCGTCTCGTCGAAACACCGGCCCAGATGTTCCATCGCGTGGCCGCCAATATCGCCGAGGCGGAACGGGGTTACCGCAAGCGGGTGCCGCCCGCCCGCCTGGCCCGCTCGTTTTATGACATGATGGCGAAACTGGAGTTCCTGCCGAACTCCCCGACACTCATGAACGCCGGGGGCCGGTTGCAGCAACTCTCCGCCTGCTTCGTGCTCCCCGTCGAGGATTCGCTCGAATCGATCTACGAGACCCTCAAGCATCAGGCGCTGATCCATCAATCCGGCGGCGGCACCGGCTTCTCGTTCAGCCGGCTGCGGCCGAAGGACGACGTCGTCGCGACAACTCACGGCATCGCCTCCGGTCCGGTGTCCTTCATGCGGATCTTCAACACCTCCACCGACGTGATCAAGCAGGGAGGCACCCGCCGCGGCGCCAACATGGGGATTCTCCGCGTGGACCATCCCGACATCCTGGAATTCATCCAGGCCAAGCGGCATCCCCAGGAATTGACCAACTTCAACATCTCGGTCGGCGTCACGGATGCGTTCATGCAGGCCGTCGCCCGCGGGCGCGACTATCCCTTGATCAATCCTCGGACCAACAAGGTCGTGCGCCGGGTTTCCGCGCAGATGGTCTTCGATGCGCTCATCGAAGCGGCCTGGACCAGCGGCGAACCGGGCATCATCTTCCTCGACCAGATCAACCGGACCCAACCGACGCCGGCCGTCGGCGAGATCGAAGCCACCAATCCCTGCGGCGAGCAGCCGCTATTGCCTTACGAATCCTGCGTGTTGGGCTCGATCAACCTGTCGAAGTTCGTCGCGGGGCCGGAACAGACGCGGCATATCGAGTACGAGCGGCTGGCCGAGACGATCAGGCTGGCCGTGCGGTTTCTCGACAACGTCATCGACATGACCCGGTTCCCGCTGGAGGCGATTGCGGAGGTGACAACGCGCAATCGCAAGATCGGCCTGGGCGTCATGGGCTTCGCGGACCTGTTGATCTTGCTGAACATCCCCTACGACAGCGAAGAGGCCTTGAAACTCGGCGAATCGCTGATGCGGTTCGTCCGCGAACATGCGCATCAAGCCTCGGCCGACCTGGCGCGGGCGCGGGGCGTGTTTCCCAACTACGCCAAAAGCCGCCTGAAAGAGAGCGGGGAACGCCGCCGCAACGCGACCGTGACGACCATTGCCCCGACCGGGACCATCAGCATCATCGCCGACTGCTCCGCCGGCATCGAGCCGCTCTACGGCGTGAGCTTCGTCCGAACCGTGATGGACGACGTGCGCTTGGCCACCGTGCATCCCGAGTTCCTGCGCCTGGCGCGCCGCCACGGCATTGCGACCGACGCCTTGATCCGGGAGGTGTCCCAACAGGAATCGATTCAGCACCTGACGGAGATTCCGCCGGACCTGCGCCGGTTGTTCGTGACCGCCCACGATGTCAGCCCGGAACATCATGTCAAAATGCAGGCGACGTTCCAGAAGTACAGCGACAGCGGCGTCTCCAAGACCATCAACCTCCCGGCCGGCGCCTCACAGGCCGATGTCGCCGCGGCGTTCCGCTTGGCTTATCACCTGGGTTGCAAGGGGCTGACCGTATTTCGAACCGGCAGCCGCGAGAAACAAGTACTTTCGTGCGCCAACATTCAATACTGCTGA
- a CDS encoding secondary thiamine-phosphate synthase enzyme YjbQ gives MKHYREELSFETSTRRAYLNITPQVEGAVRKSGIREGFVLVNAMHITASVYINDDEPGLLQDYDEFLERQAPQTGSYRHNLTGEDNGDAHIKRQLMGREVVVALTNGRLDFGPWEQIFYGEFDGRRKKRVLIKIIGE, from the coding sequence ATGAAACACTATCGGGAAGAACTCTCGTTCGAAACGTCGACTCGCCGCGCCTATCTGAACATCACGCCGCAGGTGGAGGGGGCGGTGCGGAAGAGCGGCATCCGGGAAGGGTTCGTCCTCGTCAATGCCATGCACATCACCGCGAGCGTCTACATCAATGACGACGAGCCGGGCCTGCTTCAGGACTACGACGAGTTTCTCGAACGGCAGGCTCCTCAGACCGGCTCCTATCGCCATAATCTGACGGGAGAAGACAACGGCGACGCCCACATCAAACGCCAACTCATGGGGCGGGAAGTGGTCGTGGCGCTGACCAACGGGCGATTGGACTTCGGTCCCTGGGAACAGATCTTCTACGGCGAGTTCGACGGGCGGCGCAAAAAACGCGTCCTGATCAAGATCATCGGGGAGTAA
- a CDS encoding pyridoxal phosphate-dependent aminotransferase, with protein sequence MTRDTRRAWSQRTASLGQSDIRAMTQACVQIKGINMAQGVCDTGVPPVVAHAVQHAVDLGYNIYTRFDGLPQLRQALARKTAHYNGFSPDPETDITVSAGATGAFHCACMALFDPGDEVIVFEPYYAYHLHALASVDAVPRIVPTLPPDWAFDLRALEEAVTARTKAIVVNTPSNPSGKVFSRAELEQIGRIAMERDLFVITDEIYEYFLYDGRPHVSLASLPGMAERTITISGYSKTFAITGWRIGHTIAAPRWAQAIGSMNDLLYVCAPAPLQHAVATGINELRQEFYVELATEYQAKRDRFCEALQRAGLPPSVPQGAYYVLADVSLIPGKTGKERAMYVLEKTGVAGVPGEAFFQGETGHRFIRFCYAKTEKDLADACDRLARLT encoded by the coding sequence ATGACGCGAGACACGAGGCGAGCATGGAGTCAGCGCACAGCCAGCCTGGGGCAATCGGACATTCGCGCCATGACCCAGGCCTGCGTCCAGATCAAGGGCATCAACATGGCGCAGGGCGTGTGCGATACGGGCGTGCCCCCGGTGGTCGCCCACGCCGTCCAACATGCGGTTGATCTCGGCTACAACATCTATACGAGGTTCGACGGGTTGCCTCAGTTACGCCAGGCCTTGGCGAGAAAGACGGCCCACTACAACGGCTTTTCCCCGGACCCCGAGACCGATATCACGGTGTCGGCGGGCGCGACCGGCGCGTTCCACTGCGCCTGCATGGCCCTGTTCGATCCCGGCGATGAAGTCATCGTGTTCGAACCCTACTATGCCTACCATCTGCATGCGCTGGCCTCGGTTGATGCGGTTCCGCGCATCGTCCCGACGCTCCCGCCCGACTGGGCCTTCGACCTCCGCGCGCTCGAGGAGGCCGTCACCGCTCGCACCAAGGCCATCGTGGTCAACACCCCGTCGAATCCCTCCGGCAAGGTCTTCAGCCGCGCCGAGCTGGAGCAGATCGGCCGGATCGCCATGGAACGGGATCTGTTCGTCATCACCGACGAGATCTATGAATACTTCCTGTACGACGGCCGCCCGCATGTGAGCCTGGCATCGCTGCCCGGCATGGCCGAGCGGACGATCACGATTTCCGGCTATTCGAAAACCTTTGCGATTACCGGCTGGCGGATCGGCCATACCATCGCCGCGCCGCGCTGGGCCCAAGCCATCGGGTCGATGAACGATCTGCTGTACGTCTGCGCGCCGGCCCCGCTGCAACATGCGGTGGCGACGGGGATCAATGAATTGCGGCAGGAGTTCTATGTCGAACTTGCGACCGAGTATCAGGCCAAGCGCGATCGGTTCTGCGAGGCGCTGCAACGGGCGGGCCTGCCCCCATCGGTTCCCCAAGGAGCCTATTATGTCCTGGCGGATGTCTCCCTTATACCGGGAAAGACCGGAAAAGAGCGGGCGATGTATGTGCTCGAAAAGACCGGCGTGGCCGGCGTGCCTGGCGAAGCCTTCTTTCAAGGCGAGACCGGCCATCGCTTCATCCGGTTCTGCTACGCCAAGACCGAGAAGGACCTCGCCGACGCCTGCGACCGTTTGGCCCGCCTCACCTAA
- a CDS encoding cobalamin-binding protein has protein sequence MRIVSLQPGATEIIAALGLTDHLVAVSHECDHPPTIAGLPVVTGPFTAPTTASCREIDRTVTERLAVGAPLFEIDAAALATAGPDLLIVQDLCHVCGITPEHLDQALTCLPAKPQVVTVGGVTLEEVFLDILQIGQATGRTEAAESLVDDLRSRCERVRNRQSARTRRPKVVCVEWLDPFYVAGHWTPELVALAGGRAVLGTAGAPSRKVSWDDMVAAEPDVLLVMPCGFTLERTVEELRSSCPALPWDQLQAVRHGLVFALDGNAHFSRPGPRLVDGLEILEVLLAHERPPASTPPGAQLVTWLQDHIKV, from the coding sequence ATGCGCATCGTCTCACTCCAGCCCGGCGCGACCGAGATCATCGCGGCCTTGGGACTGACCGATCACCTCGTGGCCGTGAGCCACGAGTGTGATCATCCCCCAACGATCGCCGGCCTGCCGGTGGTGACCGGACCGTTCACCGCCCCAACCACGGCCTCCTGCCGCGAGATCGACCGGACCGTCACGGAACGGCTGGCCGTGGGAGCCCCGCTGTTCGAGATCGATGCCGCCGCGTTGGCAACAGCCGGGCCGGATCTGCTGATCGTGCAAGACCTTTGTCACGTCTGCGGCATCACCCCCGAACACCTCGACCAGGCGCTCACCTGCTTGCCGGCCAAGCCGCAGGTGGTGACGGTGGGAGGGGTCACGTTGGAGGAGGTCTTTCTGGATATCCTGCAGATCGGCCAGGCAACCGGCCGGACGGAGGCGGCCGAGTCCCTGGTCGATGATCTGCGCAGTCGCTGCGAAAGGGTGCGGAATCGCCAATCGGCCCGTACGCGGCGACCCAAGGTCGTGTGTGTGGAATGGCTCGATCCATTCTATGTGGCGGGGCACTGGACTCCCGAGTTGGTCGCGTTGGCCGGAGGACGAGCCGTGCTGGGAACAGCCGGGGCGCCCTCTCGGAAAGTCTCGTGGGACGACATGGTTGCGGCGGAGCCGGACGTGCTGCTCGTGATGCCCTGTGGCTTCACGCTGGAGCGCACGGTCGAAGAACTCCGGTCCTCTTGCCCGGCCCTCCCCTGGGATCAGTTGCAGGCCGTGCGTCACGGGCTGGTGTTTGCGCTCGACGGCAACGCGCACTTCTCCAGGCCCGGTCCCCGGCTCGTCGATGGCTTAGAAATCCTGGAAGTTCTGCTGGCACATGAACGCCCCCCGGCATCCACGCCGCCAGGTGCGCAGCTCGTCACCTGGCTGCAAGACCATATCAAGGTGTAA
- a CDS encoding FHA domain-containing protein, with translation MPEVIASHAKLLLKSKDAAMQEIDIAKPTFAIGRKPDNDLVLDDPAVSGHHARIVKIQAAYFLEDLKSTNGTLLNSRAVDRRQLQDADVIAIGHARLVFRDQSAVPLQASSSGEMGAMDLDKTMVLTGKAHRGPAAASPAAKVEVLSGRTDRTEYHLTKLVTVIGSQEDATIRLTGWFAPKVAAMIARRKETWTLIPPNHGKKVLLNQAQVTTQVELKDGDQIDLAGVSLRILVTSKKAA, from the coding sequence ATGCCTGAGGTCATTGCCTCCCATGCCAAACTGTTGTTGAAGTCGAAGGATGCCGCGATGCAAGAGATCGACATCGCCAAGCCGACCTTCGCCATCGGACGAAAACCCGACAACGATCTGGTCCTGGACGATCCCGCGGTTTCCGGACACCACGCCCGTATCGTGAAAATTCAGGCCGCCTACTTTCTTGAGGATTTGAAGAGCACGAACGGCACCCTCTTGAACTCAAGGGCCGTGGACCGCCGCCAATTGCAGGACGCGGACGTCATCGCGATCGGTCATGCTCGATTGGTATTCCGGGATCAGAGCGCCGTTCCGCTGCAGGCGTCATCCTCCGGCGAGATGGGCGCGATGGACCTGGACAAGACGATGGTCCTGACCGGCAAGGCACATCGGGGACCGGCTGCAGCCTCTCCTGCGGCCAAGGTCGAAGTGCTCTCGGGCCGGACCGACCGGACGGAATATCACTTGACGAAACTCGTGACCGTGATCGGCTCCCAGGAGGACGCCACGATCCGCTTGACCGGATGGTTTGCCCCCAAAGTCGCGGCCATGATCGCCAGGCGGAAAGAAACCTGGACCCTCATTCCGCCCAATCACGGCAAGAAGGTGCTGTTGAACCAGGCTCAGGTGACGACGCAGGTGGAATTGAAGGACGGGGATCAAATCGATTTGGCCGGAGTCTCGTTGCGAATTCTCGTCACATCGAAAAAAGCCGCGTAA
- the hpnD gene encoding presqualene diphosphate synthase HpnD: MTPAEAQAYCTTLTKRSGSNFYYSFFFLPRERREAMYTVYAFCKEVDSAVDEPPAGSNPQEELRRWRQELTAAYQGQPTHPVTISLSAQARLFDIPQELCEELINGVEMDLSMTRYQTFTDLYQYCYRVASVVGLICLRIFGARSPKATAYAIDLGLAFQLTNILRDLGVDARNGRIYLPLEDLARFAYTEEDLLAERMTPAFHALMRFECERAREFYAKARQTLEELPASDRQLLTVAEIMRGVYSRILMRIESSNYQVFGPRIRLSSPHRLGVAAAIWLRSRLRSRLLSQASA, encoded by the coding sequence GTGACGCCGGCCGAGGCCCAAGCCTACTGCACGACGCTCACCAAACGGAGCGGCAGCAACTTCTACTACTCGTTCTTCTTTCTCCCGCGCGAGCGACGGGAGGCGATGTATACCGTCTATGCCTTCTGCAAGGAAGTGGACAGCGCCGTGGATGAACCGCCGGCCGGAAGCAACCCCCAGGAGGAGCTACGGCGGTGGCGGCAGGAACTGACCGCGGCGTACCAGGGCCAGCCCACCCATCCGGTGACGATCAGCCTGTCGGCACAGGCGAGGCTGTTCGACATTCCGCAGGAGTTGTGCGAGGAACTGATCAACGGGGTCGAGATGGACCTGAGCATGACCCGCTACCAGACCTTCACCGACCTCTACCAATATTGCTATCGGGTGGCGTCGGTGGTGGGCTTGATCTGTCTTCGCATCTTCGGCGCTCGATCGCCTAAAGCCACGGCCTATGCCATCGACCTCGGGCTCGCATTTCAATTGACGAACATCCTCCGCGACCTGGGCGTCGATGCGCGCAACGGCCGCATCTATCTGCCGCTGGAGGACTTGGCCCGGTTTGCGTACACGGAGGAAGATCTGCTCGCGGAGCGCATGACGCCGGCCTTCCATGCCTTGATGCGGTTTGAATGCGAGCGGGCTCGGGAGTTTTATGCCAAGGCCCGGCAGACCCTTGAGGAGTTGCCGGCATCGGATCGACAGCTCCTGACTGTCGCGGAAATCATGCGCGGGGTCTACAGCCGCATCCTCATGCGCATTGAATCGTCCAACTACCAGGTGTTCGGGCCGCGCATCCGTCTTTCGTCTCCTCACCGGCTGGGGGTCGCAGCGGCGATCTGGCTTCGGTCCCGACTTCGATCACGTCTCCTGTCCCAGGCCTCGGCATGA
- a CDS encoding hydroxysqualene dehydroxylase — translation MTRPASVLVLGAGPAGLAAAFRLGQQGHSVTLLEERDRLGGGLVAPGEDQSLVDAIPPVIFGHQSATLQLLKDLGTLKHAQFRTPGQIEFRTRDHGAKRLRNLWLPAPFHSILGLAASRGLTLRDLWRALVFLERTWEEDPGLPLDLDSRRADQWLTDIRQSEEAQVNVWAPLSRFLLSSELSSASAGLLVEMLRRSFLTTRANSRVGIPDRDWSSLLIRPVVEQYKKRQVILHTGCLFDQIQVKGQLVTGVRVKDRRVLTADWYVAAVPPRRLSDLLPEGVVTHYATFHQLGKLADAVGLTVHLWLEAPSETPRLALLVGHTFHWLVIRRAPGSEKNALVSLVATGRADLMHHSDQALADFAWTDVKTALPELSQARLAKAQVIKRERACLMARPGATAYRPVTESPFSNLLLAGGWTDTGLPDSVEGAILSADRCAQVIAARAAASERSQRTA, via the coding sequence ATGACACGTCCTGCTTCGGTCCTCGTGCTCGGCGCCGGCCCGGCCGGATTGGCGGCGGCCTTTCGCCTGGGCCAACAGGGCCACTCGGTCACGCTGCTCGAAGAGCGCGACCGCCTCGGCGGAGGTCTCGTCGCGCCCGGAGAGGATCAGAGCCTCGTGGACGCGATCCCGCCCGTGATTTTCGGACACCAGTCCGCGACATTGCAGCTTCTCAAGGATCTCGGCACGCTCAAACATGCCCAATTCCGCACGCCGGGCCAGATCGAGTTCCGGACAAGGGATCATGGGGCCAAGCGGCTGCGCAACCTCTGGCTGCCCGCTCCGTTCCACAGCATCCTCGGCCTGGCCGCGTCGCGCGGCCTCACGCTCCGCGATCTCTGGCGGGCGCTCGTATTTCTCGAACGGACCTGGGAAGAGGATCCGGGGCTTCCACTGGATCTGGACAGCCGCCGCGCCGATCAATGGCTGACGGATATCCGGCAATCGGAGGAGGCTCAGGTCAACGTGTGGGCGCCGCTTTCCCGCTTTCTGTTGAGTAGCGAGCTGTCCTCGGCCTCGGCCGGCCTGCTGGTCGAAATGCTCCGGCGCAGCTTCTTGACCACCAGGGCCAACTCGCGCGTCGGCATCCCCGACCGGGATTGGTCCAGCCTGCTGATCAGGCCGGTCGTGGAGCAATACAAGAAACGGCAGGTGATCCTGCACACCGGCTGCCTGTTCGACCAGATTCAGGTGAAGGGCCAACTCGTGACCGGCGTGCGAGTGAAAGACCGGCGGGTATTGACCGCCGATTGGTACGTCGCAGCGGTGCCGCCTCGGCGCCTCTCCGACCTGTTGCCCGAGGGAGTCGTCACGCACTATGCGACTTTTCATCAACTGGGCAAGCTTGCCGACGCCGTCGGCCTCACCGTCCATCTCTGGCTGGAGGCGCCGAGCGAGACGCCTCGCCTGGCCCTGTTGGTCGGCCACACCTTCCATTGGCTCGTCATCCGTCGGGCGCCTGGATCAGAGAAGAACGCGCTCGTTTCGCTGGTCGCGACCGGCCGGGCCGATCTGATGCACCATTCCGACCAGGCGCTGGCGGACTTCGCGTGGACGGACGTCAAGACGGCGCTCCCCGAGCTGAGCCAGGCGCGCCTGGCCAAGGCGCAGGTCATCAAGCGGGAGCGAGCCTGCCTCATGGCCCGTCCCGGCGCCACCGCCTACCGGCCCGTGACGGAATCGCCCTTTTCCAACCTGTTGCTGGCCGGCGGCTGGACCGATACCGGCCTACCGGACTCGGTCGAGGGAGCCATCCTCAGCGCCGACCGCTGCGCGCAGGTGATTGCCGCGAGAGCGGCGGCATCCGAACGGAGCCAACGCACCGCCTGA
- a CDS encoding HAD family hydrolase translates to MLRAIIFDFDGVIADTEPLHFRAFQQVLEGIGLSLSETDYYANYLGFDDRGCFMTALAANGRPTPAETVRSLMERKAVAYLEAVRNHLVVLPGVPTFVRQASRQYPLAIASGALRPEIELILQTIGLRDCFQQIASAEDVARGKPDPEPFLLALELLNKPDGIATTAPIKPDECLVIEDSIPGIRSGKAAGMKVLAVANTHAIGELDEADAITPGLDQVNLHELSGRLWGTG, encoded by the coding sequence ATGCTGCGCGCGATCATCTTTGACTTCGACGGCGTCATCGCCGATACCGAACCGCTGCACTTTCGAGCCTTCCAGCAGGTGTTGGAAGGGATCGGCCTCTCGCTCAGCGAGACCGACTACTACGCCAACTATTTGGGTTTCGACGACCGGGGCTGTTTCATGACGGCTCTCGCCGCCAACGGCCGCCCGACGCCGGCCGAGACGGTCCGTTCCTTGATGGAACGGAAGGCCGTCGCCTATTTGGAGGCGGTGCGCAACCATTTGGTGGTGCTGCCCGGGGTGCCCACATTCGTCCGGCAGGCCAGCCGGCAGTATCCGCTGGCCATCGCCTCGGGCGCGCTCCGGCCTGAAATCGAGTTGATTTTGCAGACGATCGGCTTGCGGGATTGTTTTCAACAGATCGCCAGCGCCGAGGACGTGGCCAGGGGAAAGCCGGACCCGGAGCCCTTCCTGCTGGCATTGGAGCTGTTGAACAAACCCGATGGGATCGCGACAACCGCTCCCATCAAGCCCGATGAATGTTTGGTGATCGAGGATTCCATTCCGGGCATCCGAAGCGGCAAGGCCGCTGGCATGAAGGTCCTGGCCGTGGCCAACACCCATGCGATCGGCGAATTGGACGAGGCAGACGCCATCACGCCCGGCTTGGATCAGGTTAACCTCCACGAGCTGAGCGGACGGCTGTGGGGGACAGGCTGA